One Capsicum annuum cultivar UCD-10X-F1 chromosome 2, UCD10Xv1.1, whole genome shotgun sequence genomic window carries:
- the LOC107860530 gene encoding structural maintenance of chromosomes protein 4 has protein sequence MGVDMEISKSHESTNESTRTGSRPPRLFIKEMVMRNFKSYAGEQRVGPFHKSFSAVVGPNGSGKSNVIDAMLFVFGKRAKQMRLNKVSELIHNSSNHQNLESAGVSVHFQEIIDLDDETYEAVPGSDFVITRVAFRDNSSKYYINDRTSNFTEVTKKLKGKGVDLDNNRFLILQGEVEQISLMKPKGQGPHDEGFLEYLEDIIGTDKYVEKIDESFKQLEALNERRSGVVQMVKLAEKERDNLEGVKNDAEAYMLKELLLLKWQEKATKLAFEDNSTRITEMQASISRQEENLKSEREKIKENNKTLKDLESKHSKYLKRQEELENNLRRCKDEFKEFERQDVKYREDLNHLKQKIKKLIDKIDKDSRKISDTTNECEESANLIPKLEEDIPSLQQRLVDEEKILEEIKENSKVETEAFRSELADVRSELEPWEKHLIEHKGKLDVASTESKLLNEKHAAGRAAYTEAQEQIVEIQKRIEMKSASTKTIADELEKHKLKALEARAVEKECLQEQERLIPLEQAARQKLTELSSVMESEKSQGSVLKAIMHAKEANVIDGIYGRMGDLGAIDAKYDVAISTACAGLDYIVVETTAAAQACVELLRSKSLGVATFMILEKQVHYLPKIKEKVRTPEGVPRLFDLVKVRDERMKLAFFAALGNTVVARDIEQASRIAYGEDREFRRVVSLEGALFEKSGTMSGGGGKPRGGKMGTSIRAASVSPEAISDAEKELSRIAENLDNVRQRITDAVKCYQASEKALSHGEMELAKCKKEIDSLKSQCDDLKKQLDSLRIASEPSKDEVNRLKELKKIISAEEKEMDRLTQGSKQLKEKASELQKKIENAGGERLKTQKAKVTKIQSDIDKKSTEINRRKVQIETGQKMIKKLTKAIEESKKEKENLLAEKEKLLSVFKEVEQKAFTVQEDYKKIQELIDQHKDVLNDSKNEYEKLKKTMDEMRSSEVDADYKLQDMKKVYKDLELKGKGYKKKLDDLLIALSKHIEQIQKDLVDPEKLQATLSDETLGQTCDLKTALETVSLLEAQLKEMNPNLDSISEYRKKVSVYNERVQELNSVTQERDDIKKHYDEWRKRRLDEFMAGFNTISLKLKEMYQMITLGGDAELELVDSLDPFSEGVVFSVRPPKKSWKNIANLSGGEKTLSSLALVFALHHYKPTPLYVMDEIDAALDFKNVSIVGHYVKDRTKDAQFIIISLRNNMFELADRLVGIYKTDNCTKSITINPGSFVVSQKAA, from the exons ATGGGAGTTGATATGGAAATTTCGAAGTCTCACGAATCGACAAATGAGTCAACTCGTACTGGATCTAGACCTCCGAGGCTATTCATTAAAGAAATGGTTATGAGAAACTTCAAATCTTATGCAGGCGAACAGCGCGTTGGCCCGTTCCATAag AGCTTTTCTGCAGTTGTTGGACCTAATGGTAGTGGAAAAAGTAATGTCATCGACGCAATGCTCTTCGTGTTCGGTAAGCGGGCCAAACAG ATGCGTCTAAACAAAGTCTCAGAACTCATCCACAATTCAAGTAATCACCAGAATTTGGAAAGTGCTGGCGTGTCTGTTCATTTTCAGGAGATTATTGATTTG GATGATGAGACATATGAAGCTGTTCCTGGAAGTGATTTTGTAATTACACGTGTGGCATTTCGAGATAATTCCTCGAAGTACTATATCAATGACCGGACAAGTAACTTCACAGAGGTCACTAAGAAGCTGAAAGGGAAAGGGGTTGATCTAGATAACAACCGTTTTCTGATTCTTCAG GGTGAGGTTGAGCAAATATCTCTTATGAAGCCTAAAGGACAAGGACCACACGATGAAGGCTTTCTTGAGTATTTAGAGGATATTATAGGAACCGACAAATACGTTGAGAAGATTGACGAATCATTTAAGCA GCTAGAAGCCCTTAATGAAAGAAGGTCTGGTGTTGTTCAAATGGTTAAGTTAGCTGAGAAAGAAAGGGATAACTTGGAG GGAGTGAAGAATGATGCGGAAGCCTACATGCTTAAAGAATTATTACTTCTCAAATGGCAAGAGAAAGCAACAAAATTGGCTTTTGAAGATAATTCAACTCGAATTACTGAGATGCAGGCGAGCATTTCTAGACAGGAAGAAAATCTAAAAAGTGAAAG ggagaaaattaaggaaaataacaAAACATTGAAGGACCTTGAGTCAAAGCATTCTAAGTATTTGAAAAGACAAGAG GAACTTGAGAACAATCTGAGACGTTGCAAGGACGAGTTCAAGGAATTTGAGAGGCAAGATGTAAAGTATCGAGAAGATTTAAATCACTTGAAGCAGAAGATAAAGAAACTGATTGATAAAATTGATAAG GATTCTCGTAAAATCTCTGACACAACTAATGAGTGCGAGGAGTCTGCGAATCTTATTCCAAAACTGGAGGAAGATATTCCTAGCCTTCAACAACGTTTGGTGGATGAGGAGAAAATCCTAGAGGAAATAAAGGAGAATTCTAAAG TGGAAACCGAAGCATTCCGCAGTGAGCTTGCTGATGTTCGATCTGAATTAGAGCCTTGGGAAAAGCACTTAATTGAGCACAAGGGAAAGCTTGATGTGGCATCAACTGAAAGTAAACTTTTGAATGAGAAG CATGCGGCTGGTCGAGCTGCTTATACAGAAGCGCAAGAGCAGATTGTGGAAATACAGAAACGAATAGAGATGAAATCGGCAAGCACAAAAACCATAGCTGATGAGCTTGAGAAGCACAAGCTTAAGGCACTTGAGGCTAGAGCTGTTGAAAAG GAATGCCTTCAAGAACAAGAAAGATTGATACCTCTAGAACAAGCTGCCAGACAAAAGCTTACTGAGCTTTCATCTGTTATGGAATCTGAGAAGAGCCAGGGATCTGTCTTAAAAGCAATAATGCATGCTAAGGAGGCAAATGTGATAGATGGCATTTATGGTCGAATGGGTGACTTGGGTGCTATTGATG CGAAGTATGATGTTGCCATATCAACTGCATGTGCTGGGCTTGACTATATTGTAGTAGAAACTACAGCAGCAGCACAAGCTTGCGTAGAGCTACTTCGAAGCAAAAGCCTTGGTGTAGCAACTTTCATGATTTTG GAAAAGCAAGTTCATTATTTGCCTAAAATCAAAGAGAAGGTTAGAACACCCGAAGGAGTCCCACGCCTTTTTGATTTGGTTAAGGTTCGAGATGAGAGAATGAAACTAGCATTTTTTGCAGCATTAGGAAATACAGTTGTTGCCAGAGATATTGAGCAG GCGTCACGTATTGCCTATGGTGAAGACAGAGAGTTTCGCCGTGTTGTATCACTTGAAGGTGCTCTTTTCGAGAAATCTGGAACGATGAGTGGTGGAGGCGGTAAGCCTCGTGGTGGTAAAATGGGCACATCTATCCGAGCTGCTAGTGTTTCGCCAGAGGCAATATCTGATGCTGAAAAAGAACTTTCAAGGATTGCCGAAAACTTGGATAATGTACGCCAAAGAATTACTGATGCAGTGAAGTGTTACCAGGCCTCGGAGAAGGCTCTCTCTCATGGTGAGATGGAACTAGCGAAATGCAAAAAAGAG ATTGACAGTCTGAAATCTCAATGCGATGATCTAAAAAAGCAACTGGATTCCTTGAGGATTGCATCAGAACCCAGTAAGGATGAAGTTAATAGATTGAAGGAACTCAAGAAAATAATTTCTgctgaagaaaaagaaatggaCAGGCTTACACAAGGTTCAAAACAGCTTAAAGAGAAG GCTTCGGAACTTCAGAAAAAAATTGAGAATGCTGGTGGCGAGCGATTGAAAACTCAAAAGGCAAAAGTTACTAAAATACAGTCT GATATTGACAAAAAGAGCACAGAGATCAACCGTCGTAAGGTTCAGATTGAAACAGGACAGAAAATGATTAAAAAGCTGACAAAAGCTATTGAGGAATcaaagaaagagaaggaaaatcTACTGGCTGAGAAGGAGAAGTTACTTTCTGTCTTCAAAGAGGTCGAACAGAAAGCTTTTACTGTTCAAGAGGACTATAAAAAAATACAGGAG CTCATTGATCAGCACAAAGATGTTCTGAACGATTCTAAAAACGAATATGAAAAGCTGAAGAAGACTATGGATGAGATGCGGTCATCCGAG GTAGATGCTGACTACAAGTTACAAGATATGAAGAAGGTTTATAAAGACTTGGAACTTAAAGGGAAAGGATACAAGAAAAAACTCGATGATTTGCTTATTGCTCTGTCAAAGCATATTGAGCA AATTCAGAAAGACTTGGTGGACCCGGAAAAGCTTCAGGCAACTCTAAGTGATGAAACTCTTGGTCAGACTTGTGATCTTAAGACAGCTCTTGAGACAGTTTCACTTCTAGAAGCTCAACTGAAAGAGATGAACCCAAATCTTGACTCGATCTCTGA GTATCGGAAGAAAGTATCTGTGTACAATGAAAGAGTTCAAGAGCTTAATTCTGTTACTCAAGAGCGCGATGATATTAAAAAACACTATGATGAGTGGAGGAAGAGAAG GTTGGATGAGTTTATGGCGGGTTTTAATACCATATCTTTGAAGCTTAAAGAAATGTATCAG ATGATCACCCTTGGAGGCGATGCAGAATTAGAGTTAGTGGATTCTCTTGATCCGTTTTCTGAAGGTGTTGTTTTCAGTGTGAGACCTCCAAAGAAGAGCTGGAAGAATATTGCTAACTTATCAGGTGGTGAAAAG ACCCTCAGCTCATTGGCTCTTGTTTTTGCACTCCACCACTATAAACCCACTCCACTTTATGTGATGGATGAGATCGATGCTGCTTTGG ATTTTAAGAATGTCTCTATCGTGGGCCACTATGTCAAGGACAGAACAAAGGATGCACAGTTCATAATCATAAG CCTTAGAAACAATATGTTTGAGTTAGCAGATCGGCTTGTTGGAATCTACAAAACAGATAACTGCACCAAGAGCATTACTATTAATCCAGGAAGCTTTGTAGTTTCTCAGAAAGCTGCTTGA